One window of Nostoc sp. C052 genomic DNA carries:
- a CDS encoding type II toxin-antitoxin system RelE/ParE family toxin has product MTFEIIHKPTFTNQLLAIPKEYVVQILEKIEVLRDDPKPHGNLKKKLHGYKGDVYRLRSGDYRIIYTFGDQWVALLGVDARKDVYKGDKLVAETTDIDIRTLPDVEALLAVKPTYTPNLVLPDTSNTESPLPVEITEDLLHRLRLPEEYWTTLTACRTLDDLMAVNLPGKWCDRIFDCIAEPNFDQVLNQPSFITGSTDDLLRFTEGELLGFLLKLNPEQEKFVSWAINASGPTLLKGGPGTGKSTVALYRVRALVEILQANGIEKPKILFTTYTNALVAFSQQLLASLGIAE; this is encoded by the coding sequence ATGACTTTCGAGATCATCCATAAACCTACCTTCACTAACCAACTCTTGGCTATTCCTAAAGAGTACGTAGTGCAAATTTTAGAAAAAATCGAAGTATTGCGCGACGATCCCAAACCCCACGGTAATTTAAAGAAGAAATTACATGGCTACAAGGGTGATGTGTATCGCTTGCGTTCAGGTGACTATCGCATAATTTATACTTTTGGCGATCAATGGGTAGCCTTGCTGGGTGTAGATGCTCGTAAAGATGTATACAAAGGCGATAAGCTAGTTGCTGAAACAACTGATATTGATATCAGGACTCTGCCAGATGTAGAAGCATTACTGGCTGTAAAACCAACTTATACCCCAAACTTGGTTTTGCCTGATACCTCCAACACAGAAAGCCCGCTACCCGTGGAAATTACTGAAGATTTGCTTCACCGGTTGCGACTACCAGAAGAATATTGGACAACATTAACCGCGTGTCGGACATTAGATGATTTAATGGCAGTCAACTTACCAGGGAAGTGGTGCGATCGCATTTTTGATTGTATCGCTGAACCCAATTTTGACCAAGTTCTTAACCAACCCAGCTTTATTACAGGTAGCACTGATGATTTATTGCGCTTCACTGAAGGTGAGTTGCTGGGATTTTTACTCAAACTCAATCCCGAACAAGAAAAGTTCGTCAGTTGGGCAATCAACGCTTCTGGCCCTACACTGCTAAAAGGTGGCCCTGGTACGGGAAAAAGTACCGTTGCACTTTACCGTGTTCGTGCGTTGGTAGAAATCCTCCAAGCCAACGGAATCGAAAAACCTAAAATCCTATTTACAACTTATACAAATGCACTGGTTGCGTTTTCTCAACAACTTTTAGCAAGTCTGGGCATTGCTGAATGA
- a CDS encoding DUF4351 domain-containing protein encodes MSISDQLLSEDFMQQSVNDENILYPGAYHLFNCLVRSRFCDISELEEEIPGISERIRGLNLQQLEGFAIAFMEFTDAIDLKVWLDEYEHEKDWENRFVKKVFNW; translated from the coding sequence ATGTCAATATCTGATCAATTATTAAGTGAAGATTTTATGCAACAGTCAGTCAATGATGAAAATATTTTATATCCAGGTGCGTACCATTTGTTTAATTGTTTAGTTCGTAGTCGTTTTTGTGATATTAGTGAACTTGAGGAAGAAATACCTGGAATATCCGAACGCATTCGCGGATTGAATCTGCAACAGTTAGAAGGATTTGCAATAGCTTTTATGGAATTTACAGATGCAATTGATTTAAAGGTTTGGTTAGATGAATATGAGCATGAAAAGGATTGGGAAAATCGGTTTGTAAAAAAGGTATTTAATTGGTGA
- a CDS encoding IS982 family transposase, producing the protein MKVTSFSTQTSPMNSIDFGTLLTTIFVVVDDWYQKQVKKTTLLKPGVKVRMSDSEIMTLALVMDYLPFPGETQFLGFIRGNYFEWFPNLLDQSQFNRRLRKLDGMLENLRRSWVEQLVGESEKYFLLDTKPLPVLGLKRDKRHSDFAANATPGWCAAREMRYFGYKLVMLSTWNGIPIAYDIVPANTDKRIAADGVLEMVSASDIYADKGFISADWQAAMPTAGFAYARRTGNRIWTLKRDNQHLQHSHGLKRFISRVRQRVEGVFHEIQNTGRNPERLLNKTVDGFCVHIAAKIASHTLRLLLRRRFGIDVLTFQSQPV; encoded by the coding sequence ATGAAAGTTACCAGCTTTTCAACTCAGACTTCCCCCATGAATAGCATAGACTTTGGAACGCTATTAACGACAATCTTTGTAGTGGTAGATGATTGGTATCAAAAGCAAGTAAAAAAGACAACGCTCCTAAAACCAGGAGTTAAAGTAAGAATGAGCGATAGTGAAATCATGACACTAGCACTGGTAATGGATTATTTGCCTTTTCCGGGAGAAACACAGTTTCTGGGTTTTATCCGAGGAAATTACTTTGAATGGTTTCCCAATTTACTTGACCAAAGTCAATTCAATCGTCGCTTACGTAAGTTGGATGGAATGTTAGAAAACTTACGCCGTAGTTGGGTAGAGCAATTGGTTGGAGAAAGTGAAAAATATTTCCTTCTCGACACCAAACCATTACCAGTATTAGGACTCAAACGTGACAAGCGACATAGTGATTTTGCCGCAAATGCTACTCCTGGTTGGTGTGCCGCTAGAGAAATGCGTTATTTTGGCTACAAGCTAGTTATGCTGTCAACGTGGAATGGAATCCCCATTGCTTATGATATAGTGCCTGCTAATACAGATAAAAGAATTGCTGCTGATGGTGTTCTGGAGATGGTTAGCGCTAGTGATATTTACGCAGACAAAGGATTTATCTCTGCCGATTGGCAGGCCGCGATGCCTACGGCGGGCTTCGCCTACGCTCGTCGCACTGGTAATCGAATCTGGACACTCAAGCGCGATAACCAGCATCTTCAACATTCTCATGGCTTGAAGCGCTTTATTAGTCGTGTTCGCCAGCGTGTAGAAGGTGTTTTTCACGAAATTCAAAACACTGGCCGTAATCCCGAACGCTTACTCAACAAAACTGTTGATGGCTTTTGTGTACATATTGCAGCCAAGATTGCATCTCATACTCTGCGTTTGTTGCTCCGTCGCCGTTTTGGTATTGATGTTCTCACTTTCCAGTCTCAACCTGTTTAA
- a CDS encoding Eco57I restriction-modification methylase domain-containing protein, with translation MEPLVYEGVAEGKPKEQWKLKSAAELLKLKICDMAMGSGAFLVQTCRYLAERLVEAWENAEKANPGKVVTAPEGTLSKSRPEECVIPKDADERLIVAQRIIADRCLYGVDKNPLAVEMAKLSLWLITLQKNRPFTFVDHALKCGDSLIGVSLEQLRYWNLDTRERVSLALIGENLRRDIEQIIELRRQIAAKPVITTEDQKHKEYLLTKAKAVANDLRDGCNLLVSSYFNNLPESEKEGLRQTLLTVFRDGASISEKDRRVLPDLEKLRPFHWELEFPEVFLPSPQPSPSGKGSKVTPRPEGEGTGARVGFDAIVGNPPFMGGQKITGALSTAYRDFLVKWIANDKRGSADLCAYFFLHAKQLLNINGGFGLIATNTIAQGDTREVALDQLIADSGVITRAVPTRKWSGIASLEVAYVWLRQGNWLGEFVLDDKIVDGITAFLTNLGKAIGNPHKLIANQSKSFQGSIVLGMGFVMTPEEIQALIEKDAKNKNVLFPYLNGEDLNSRPDQSPSRWVINFKDYPLDAEHDDLKKPKGRPYASDYPDCLKIVREKIKPERAKNNRKVYRDYWWQYGEKRPALYNAIANQKRVLVLCIVTQYFAPAFCPTGWVYAHRCCVFSLKNWYEYAILQSTIHECWARQYSSSLETRLNYSPSDCFETFPFPTSTANLEEIGDRYYNHRQNIMQTRQEGLTKTYNRFHNPDETAADIQQLRELHIEMDNAVAAAYGWQDLELSHGFHQTKQGLRFTISETARREVLDRLLELNHQRYAEEVAQGLHDKGKKKGKSGGKKKAQAESKNQDNDNGQLSLF, from the coding sequence TTGGAACCGTTGGTGTATGAGGGTGTGGCTGAGGGGAAGCCGAAGGAACAGTGGAAACTCAAGTCAGCAGCAGAGTTATTAAAGTTGAAAATCTGCGATATGGCAATGGGTTCGGGGGCGTTTTTGGTGCAGACTTGTCGCTATTTGGCGGAACGGTTGGTGGAAGCGTGGGAAAATGCGGAAAAGGCGAATCCGGGGAAGGTGGTGACTGCACCGGAGGGAACTTTATCTAAGTCGCGTCCAGAGGAGTGTGTAATTCCTAAAGATGCGGATGAACGGTTGATAGTGGCGCAGCGTATAATTGCGGACAGGTGTTTGTATGGGGTGGATAAAAACCCCTTAGCTGTGGAGATGGCGAAGTTATCTTTGTGGTTGATAACGTTGCAAAAGAATCGTCCGTTTACCTTTGTGGATCATGCCCTGAAGTGTGGGGATTCGCTGATTGGGGTGAGTTTGGAACAGTTGCGTTATTGGAATTTAGACACAAGAGAAAGGGTTTCATTGGCGTTAATTGGTGAAAATCTTCGTCGGGATATTGAACAAATTATTGAATTACGGCGACAAATTGCTGCTAAACCAGTAATTACGACTGAAGACCAAAAACATAAGGAGTACTTGCTAACAAAAGCGAAGGCTGTAGCCAATGATTTACGCGATGGTTGTAATTTATTGGTTAGTAGTTATTTTAATAATTTACCAGAGTCAGAAAAGGAAGGATTACGACAAACTCTGTTAACGGTGTTTCGGGATGGTGCGAGTATTTCTGAAAAAGATAGACGAGTTTTACCTGATTTAGAAAAATTGCGTCCGTTTCATTGGGAGTTAGAATTTCCAGAGGTGTTTTTGCCCTCACCTCAGCCCTCTCCCTCTGGGAAAGGGAGTAAAGTCACCCCTCGCCCAGAGGGAGAGGGGACGGGGGCGAGGGTTGGATTTGATGCGATCGTGGGAAATCCCCCGTTTATGGGTGGACAAAAAATTACAGGTGCTTTGAGTACAGCTTATCGAGATTTTTTAGTTAAATGGATTGCGAATGATAAACGCGGTAGTGCTGACCTTTGTGCTTATTTTTTCTTACACGCCAAGCAGTTATTAAATATTAATGGTGGGTTTGGCTTAATTGCTACAAATACAATAGCCCAAGGTGATACCCGCGAGGTTGCGTTAGACCAATTAATTGCTGATAGTGGTGTAATTACTCGTGCAGTACCTACTAGAAAATGGTCGGGTATTGCAAGTTTAGAAGTTGCTTATGTGTGGTTACGACAGGGTAATTGGTTGGGTGAGTTTGTTTTAGATGATAAGATTGTTGATGGAATTACGGCATTTTTAACAAATCTAGGGAAAGCTATCGGAAATCCACATAAGTTAATAGCAAATCAAAGTAAATCTTTTCAAGGTTCGATTGTGCTGGGGATGGGTTTTGTGATGACACCAGAGGAAATACAAGCACTGATTGAAAAAGATGCGAAAAATAAAAATGTTTTATTTCCTTATTTGAATGGTGAGGATTTGAATTCACGTCCTGACCAATCACCGAGTCGTTGGGTGATAAATTTTAAGGATTATCCTTTGGATGCTGAACATGATGACTTGAAAAAGCCTAAAGGTAGACCTTATGCAAGTGATTATCCTGATTGTTTGAAGATTGTTAGGGAGAAAATTAAGCCGGAGAGAGCTAAGAATAATAGAAAAGTTTATCGTGATTATTGGTGGCAATATGGAGAAAAAAGACCAGCACTCTATAATGCGATCGCAAACCAAAAACGAGTATTAGTCCTATGTATAGTAACTCAATATTTTGCACCTGCATTCTGCCCTACAGGATGGGTTTATGCTCATAGATGTTGTGTTTTTTCTTTAAAGAATTGGTATGAATATGCAATATTGCAATCTACAATTCATGAATGTTGGGCTAGACAATATTCATCAAGTCTTGAAACACGACTGAATTATTCTCCCTCAGACTGCTTTGAAACTTTCCCTTTCCCCACATCAACCGCAAACCTAGAAGAAATAGGCGATCGCTACTACAACCATCGCCAAAATATCATGCAAACACGCCAAGAAGGATTAACCAAAACCTACAACCGCTTCCACAACCCCGACGAAACCGCCGCCGATATTCAACAATTGCGCGAATTGCACATAGAAATGGATAATGCTGTAGCTGCTGCTTACGGTTGGCAAGATTTAGAATTATCTCATGGTTTCCACCAAACCAAACAAGGCTTACGCTTCACCATCAGCGAAACAGCACGGCGAGAAGTGCTAGATAGATTATTAGAATTAAATCACCAACGCTATGCTGAAGAGGTAGCACAGGGTTTACATGATAAAGGCAAGAAAAAAGGTAAATCTGGAGGTAAGAAAAAGGCGCAAGCGGAATCTAAAAATCAAGATAATGATAATGGGCAGTTGAGTTTATTTTAG
- a CDS encoding DUF4351 domain-containing protein — MSFDNVCKILAEKYPTDFARWLLPDEPQKIKVLKTELSIEPIRADSVTFLQTENRILHLEFQTTAKSETPIPLRMLDYFVRLVRQYDVPITQVVIFLQETSNEIAFTEEYVNEMTHHRYRVVRMWEQDSALFLDNPALLPLAPLTQTDSPQRLLSQVAQSVARISDMETRQNIAAYTEILAGLKFEKDLIQQFLGEEIMQESVIYQDILQKGDKQGEERTIIRQLNRRFGEIDSSLIDKIRVLSVEKLDDLAEGLLDFSEVSDLVAWLDEQERN; from the coding sequence GTGTCTTTTGATAATGTTTGTAAAATATTAGCAGAGAAATATCCAACGGATTTTGCCCGGTGGCTGCTACCTGATGAACCACAAAAAATAAAAGTATTAAAAACTGAATTAAGCATCGAACCAATTCGAGCGGATTCTGTTACGTTTTTACAAACAGAGAATCGGATTTTGCATCTAGAATTTCAAACAACAGCAAAATCTGAAACTCCCATTCCCTTACGAATGTTGGATTACTTTGTCAGGTTAGTGCGACAGTATGATGTTCCAATAACGCAAGTAGTGATTTTTTTACAAGAGACAAGTAACGAAATCGCTTTTACTGAAGAATATGTGAATGAGATGACACATCACCGCTATCGTGTCGTGAGAATGTGGGAACAAGATTCGGCGTTATTTCTGGATAATCCTGCATTGTTACCGTTAGCACCTTTAACACAGACAGATTCACCCCAAAGGTTATTATCGCAGGTTGCCCAGAGTGTTGCTAGAATCTCAGATATGGAAACTCGGCAGAATATCGCCGCTTACACAGAGATATTAGCAGGTTTAAAGTTTGAGAAGGATTTAATTCAGCAATTTTTAGGAGAGGAAATTATGCAAGAATCTGTAATTTATCAGGATATTTTGCAGAAAGGAGATAAGCAAGGTGAAGAACGTACAATTATACGCCAGCTTAATAGACGGTTTGGCGAAATAGATTCATCATTGATTGATAAAATTAGAGTGCTATCTGTTGAAAAGCTAGATGATTTAGCAGAAGGATTACTAGACTTTTCAGAAGTATCTGATTTAGTAGCTTGGTTAGACGAACAAGAAAGAAATTAA
- a CDS encoding PHP domain-containing protein: protein MAVNLARTTASAELLKQVFHNIDAHSCPKLFNFHMHTVYSDGRLQPSALMEQAIAIGLKGLAITDHHGTMGYQASLAWLEDWKWSNPGASTPYLWSGVEINANLLDIEVHILAYAFGTEHPSMKPYLQRRPTTGQEYQASNVIAAIHEAGGLAVLAHPARYKRSHFDLIPAAAQKGIDGVETFYAYNNPNPWKPSVVESEQVQKLADEYFLFNTCGTDTHGLSLLQRL from the coding sequence ATGGCTGTAAATTTGGCCCGGACTACTGCTTCGGCAGAACTTTTGAAGCAAGTATTCCATAACATTGATGCACATAGTTGTCCAAAGTTATTTAACTTTCACATGCACACTGTCTACTCGGATGGCAGGTTGCAGCCGAGTGCATTGATGGAGCAGGCGATCGCTATTGGGCTGAAAGGGTTAGCTATCACTGACCATCATGGTACTATGGGCTATCAAGCATCACTTGCTTGGTTAGAAGATTGGAAGTGGAGTAATCCTGGTGCTAGCACTCCTTACTTGTGGAGTGGTGTGGAAATCAATGCCAATCTTTTGGATATAGAAGTTCACATTTTGGCTTATGCTTTTGGAACAGAACACCCTAGTATGAAACCCTATCTGCAAAGAAGGCCGACTACAGGGCAAGAATATCAGGCAAGTAACGTAATTGCCGCGATTCACGAAGCTGGGGGATTGGCAGTTTTGGCTCATCCAGCTCGTTATAAGCGATCGCATTTCGATTTAATTCCTGCTGCTGCCCAAAAGGGTATCGATGGCGTGGAAACTTTCTACGCCTACAATAACCCTAACCCTTGGAAACCCAGCGTTGTGGAATCAGAACAAGTGCAAAAGTTGGCTGATGAATACTTTCTTTTCAATACCTGTGGTACTGATACCCACGGTTTGAGCCTGTTACAACGCTTGTAA